GGGCGTCGATCTCACCTCCGTCGTCGACCGCCGCTGGATCCGCTACGGCGGCGTGGCGAGCGCCTTCGTCGACGTGGGGAACGAGCGCGTCTTCTCGCTGCACGTGGTGGCGGAGCTCGCCGATCCGCTCGGCGAGGCCGACGTGCCGTTCCTCGAGCAGGCCACGCTCGGCGGCTCCATGCTGCGGCTGCCGGGCTTCCTGCAGAACCAGCTCATCGGGCGGAGCGCCACCGTGGCCACGCTCCGCTACACCTACCCGGTCTGGGTCTATCTCGACGCGAGTCTGTTCGTGTCGGCCGGCAACGTCTTCGACGCCCACTTCTCGGACTTCGATCCGGAGCGGCTGCGCCTCGCCTGGGGCTTCGGGCTCGCCTCGATCGGAGATCGCGACCACGGCTTCGAGCTGACGCTCGCCTTCGGGACCACCCCCTTCGTGCTCGGCGCGACCGTCGAGTCGGTGCGGTTGATGGTCGGTGGGCAGGCGGGTGTCTTCTGAGGATGGCTTCCCGAGGAGATCGATCATGCACAGGTTCTTCATCGCGCTCACGCTCGCCCTAGCCACCGCCTGCGGCGGCGGGGTCCGACAGTTCGCGCTCCAGGAGCCGCTCTGGCAGGACGATGACCGGCAGCCGTTCACGCCGCGTCCTCCGCAGGCGCGCTACGCCCCGTACTTCTGGGACGCGATGGACAACATGATCTTCCGTCGCGCGTCCGAGGCCTTCACCTTCGAGCTCTCTCAGGAGGCCATCGACGTCAACGCGCTCGACGAGGTGCCGGACAGCAGCTGGTTCCACAACCGCATCGGGCGGTGGGGCATGGCCCCCGCGGAGCTCGCGCGCGGCGCCTGTGGTGAGGAGACGGGCCCACCGCCTGGCCCGTGGCGCGTCGTCGGCGGCAAGCCGGACGGCGCCACGCCGGGCTTCCTCATCGAGTCGGCGGACGGTACGCGCTACCTGCTCAAGACGGACCGCGCGGGGCAGCGCGAGCAGGCGACGGCGGCCGACGCCATCGCGGCCGCGGCCTACCACGCGGCGGGGTATCACGTGCCTTGCAATCGTGTAGTGTTCTTCCGGCCCGACGTGCTCGAGCTCGCGCCCGACGCCGAGGTGAGCGGCTCCGATCGACCCCTGACGGAGGAGGACGTGCGAACGGTGCTGGAGGGGGCGACCGAGGGGCCCGACGGGACGCGGCGCGCGGTGCTCAGCCGGTTCATCGAGGGCACGCCGCTCGGACCCTGGAGCTACACGGGCACGTGGGACCTCGACGCGAACGATGTGGTGCCCCACGAGCGTCGGCGCGAGCTGCGCGGCATCTACGTCCTGAACGCCTGGCTGGATCACTGGGACTCGCGTCAGCACAACACGCTCGCGGCGTGGATCGAGGCGCCCGGCGGCGGCGGGCACGTGCGGCATTACCTGATCGACTTCGGCGAGTGCATGGGCATGGTCGAGGCGCCGCATCGCCGCGGTCCGCGCATGGGGCACAGCGTGTGGCTCGACTTCGGGCACGTGGTCGAGGACACGCTGGGGCTCGGCATCGTCCAGCGCGCCTGGGATGGCCGGGAGCGACACCCGGTGCTCGGCTACTACGGCGTCGCGCACTTCGACCCCGACGGCTGGACCCCGCAGTACTGGAACGGCGCGCTCGACCGGCGCACGGCCCGGGACGAGGCGTGGGGCGCGCGTATCCTCGCGCGGTTCCGCGATCCGCACATCCGCGCGATGGTGTCCCTCGGTCACTTCTCCGATCCGGAGGTCGCCGAGCGCCTCGAGGGCATCCTGCGCAGTCGCCGCGACCGGGCGCTCGAGCGCTACCTGATGGCGCTCTCGCCGCTCACGGAGCCCGCGCTGCGTCAGAACGACGAGGGGAGGGCGGAGCTCTGCCTGACCGACCTCGCGGTCCACGCGGGGCTCCGGACGCGGCGTCTCTACACCGCCCGGCTCCTGCACGCGGGGGCCACGCGGTCGCTCGAGACGCGTCGCCAGGAGGAGGGCGTCTGCGTCGCGTTCCCCTCGATCGACGGGGAGGGCGGCTCCACCGACTACGCGATCGTCGAGGTCGACGCGGCCAGCCCGGGGCGCGACGAGTCGCGGCGGCTCTCACTCCACTTCTACGTCACCGGTCCCGACCGTCTCCGGCTGGTCGGCCTCGAGCGCTGAGGGCGCGTCGCTGGAAGCCTCGGGCTCCTCCTCGAGGAGGTGGAGGTAGTCCTCGGGCTGCTCGTCGGTCGGCGCCTCCGCCTCGTCTTCGGTCTCCAGCGAGTCGAGGATCCACCTAGGCAGGTCCTCGAGCTGCTGGGCCTGCGGGGTCTCGTGCTCGGCCGCGCGGCGCTCCTCCAGCTCTTCCTCCGTGTGCAGCTCGTCGACGTGGTCGAGCGCGTCCTCGGAGACCTCCTCGTGCTGCTCGAAGCCGCTCCCCGTCACCGCGCGATAGGTGTCGAGGGCGAGCTGCGTGGCCGCGCCGGTCACCCCGCTGAAGAAGATGTGGATCTCGTGGCTCTGGACGTCGGTGCGCACGTAGCCGGGGCCGAACGGATCGACCGGGCGGAACCCGGTGCCGAAGCCGTGCACGTAGCCGAGCCCGAGGCCGAAGTCGTAGCGGTCTCCCTGCACGCCGAAGCCCGCGCTGACGCCGAGCCGGTCCACGCGGTCGGGCAGGTACCGGGTGCGCTCCCCGACCATCTGCGCCGGCAGGCCGCTCAGCTCGAAGAAGGTCCCGAAGCGGAGCGGGATCTCCTCGGTGATCTGGATCTCCGCTCCGATCGCCGCGTCGAAGATGACGTCGGTCCAGTAGCTGTCCGGGAAGTACGTGGCCGCGGGGCGGTCGCCGTCGAGCGGGACGGGCTGCCCGAGCGGGAACACGGGGTCGTTGGGGCTCCCCTCCGAGCCGGTCAGGCCGAGGTCGAGCCCGACGCCGAGGCGCGGGTCGAGGCGAAAGTAGCTGCCGACGCGGAGCTCCCACGGGAGGGTGGCCTGCACGTCGAGCTGCTCGTCGTTGACGCGGAAGAAGCCGGACCCCTCCGGCATGCTCGCGTCCGCCGTCACGCGCTGGAAGAACGCGCGCCCGCTGTCGAAGAGCTCGATGCCGGGCGCCTGGAACATCACCGAGAGCTGCACCCACTCGTCCGGGCGCCACGAGGCGCCGAAGCGGAGCGCGAGGCTCGTCGCGCTCACGTCCACGCGCACGTCTCGCGCGACGAGCGTGCCCATGGTGCCGCCGTTCGTCAGGCCGATGGCCTGGGACCAGTTCTCGCGGTATTCGCGGTCGTAGATCGACAGCGCCGCGGTGACGCCGAGCGAGACCTGGTTGCTCGGCCGGAACGCGTACGCCACGTAGAACCAGCGCACCTCCTGGGTGTCGCGGACCTCGAGCGTGCTGGCGATGCCCCGCCCCAGATCCGCGTCGTCATCGAGGAGCTCGCGGTCCACCGACTGGGTGATCGCGCTGCCCGCCGCGAGCGCGTGCTGGCGGACGTTCGTCGCGTCGCGAGGCCCGAACTTGAGCACCGCGCCCAGGAAGACGGGCACCGAGAGCAGCCCGCTGTCGGTCAGGTCGCTGAGCCCGAGCACGCTGTTGTACCCGTCGACCAGGGTGTAGCTCCGGAACGTGCGCAGCGAGAGGCTCGCGCCCGCCGCGGTGCCGGGCGTGTCCGCGAGGCCGGCCGGGTTGTAGTAGGCGGCGGAGGGGCCCGCGGCCGACGCGACGACCGCCCCGCCCAGGCCGAAGGCGCGCTCGCTCAGGAGTGGGTTTCGCTGCCCGCGTTGCCCCGCGGCGCCCGCCGGAACGGCGAGCATCGCGAGCATCAGAGGGATCACCGTTTGGGAGGCTCTCACGTCCGGCACGTACGCACGGCGCAGGTCCGGGCGAACATCTCGCGGCCTCCGGCGTCGAAGACCCCGTGATAGCGTCGGGAGCAACATGATTCGTGGGTCGTCCATGGCAATCGCCGCCCTCGCCTCGCTCGCGCTGCCCGCGGGCGCGGCGGCGCAGGCGGCGGGCATCCGGGTCGTCGAGGTGGACTCCGTGCGGGTCGATGGCAGCCTCGGTGACTGGCGCGGGGCGCGCTTCACGCCGGTCGGGCAGGGCACCGACGCGTCGATGCGGTTCGCGCTCGGCCACGACGACGAGGGGCTCTACGTCGCGGCGATGGTCTTCGACGAGCGCCTCGTGCGCACATCCAGCCCGGGGGCCCGCGAGGACGCGGTGATCCTCACGCTCTCGATGCCGCAGCGGCGGGGGCGACGGGCGGTGGACCTCTTCCTCTTCGCGGGCGTGTCGGGTCGCGGCGCGGCGAGCGCCGGGCTGGGCGCGTTCGGGCGCAGGCCTCGCCCGCTGAGCGGCGTCCGGATCGTGGAGGGCCCGCTGCGCCGCGGCAGAGGCTACGTGCTCGAGGCCTTCGTCCCGTTCTCGGTCCTGCCTGGCGGCGAGCGCTGGGAGGAGGCTCGCGCGAACATCCGCTATCGCGACGTCGACCAGGAGGCGCGGCCCGAGGTCGAGTCCGAGCCCGCGCTCATCGATGGCGTGGACGCGCGGCACCTCGACCGCCTGGTGCCCCTCATGGCCACGGGAGGCGCGAGCGGCGCGCTCGGCGAGTTCCTGAACGCGCGCGGCCTCGGCGCCGCGCGACCGAGCCACGATCTGCGCGGCGACGTGGCCGAGGATGGCCGCCCCGAGCGCGTCTTCGTGGTCGATCGCTTCCTGGTGATCACAGGCCCCGGCTACCGCGGCGGCAGCGGCTACGGCTATCACCAGCTCCCCATCGAGCAAGCCTCGGACGTGCGAGACGCGGAGCTGCGCGACCTGACGGGCGACGGCCAGCGAGAGCTCGTCATCGTGCTGCGTCAGCGCAACGCCCAGGGCGAGCGCGATCTCTGGCAGGTCATGGATCTGAGCGGCGACTCCCCGCGCGCGATCTTCGGCCTGGAGATCCGCAAGGCGGTGACCGGCTCGGGCTCGGTCGAGGCGCGGGTCCGCGTGCTGCGCGCGCGCCGCGGCGCCCCGGAGATCGAGGTCCGGGCGCACCGCGCGAGCGGGCTCGACGCGGAGAGCTACCAGGAGGCGCCGGCGGCCGACGTCGAGCCGATCCTGTTGCCCTGGGGCCCCATCCGCGCGCGACGCTATCGCTGGAGCGGTCGGGGCTTCGAGCAGACGACCGAGCAGGCGAACCCTCGCTATCGCCCCCCGGCGCCCGAGCGCGCGACGCGAGAGGCGGCTCCCACCGAGCCGGCCGCGCCCACCGAAGAGCAGCTCCTCGCCGCCTTTCGCCGAGAGGCGCGGATCCGTCGCGGCGCGCGCCCGCGCTTCCGCATGCAGGCCAACTTCGCGGGCGACCGGGCGCAGGAGACGGGCCTCGTCTACGGCCGCCAGCTCGTCATCGTCGGGCCGGGCATCCAGGGGGGCCGCAGCTTCCTGACGTACTCCATCCCCGCGCCGACCGACGACGACCTGCTCGACGTCAGCGCGGCCGACGTCACGGGCGACGGCCGGGCCGAGCTCCTCTTCCGCGTCCGCCAGCGCTTCGGCGAGGTCGAGCGCGAGGTGCTCGCCGTGCACCAGGTGACCGAGCGCGGCTTCCCTCGGCTCCTCGAGGTCGAGGTGAAGCGGACGCAGGGCGATCGCGTCATCGAGAACCAGGTGGTCGCGCGGCGCGGTCGCCTCGAGATCCGGCCAGGGCGCGCCGTCGGATGGGACGCCAGCAGCTGGACCTTCACGCGGAGCGAGCAGGACTCGGCCGAGCCGCTGCTGCTGCCCTGGCAGGACCGCGCGGTCCGCTACCGCCTCCGCGGCGGGCGGCTCGCGCGCTAGCGCGCCGCGTTGCCTTCGAGGCTGGGCGTGCGCTCGTGCCGGACGCCGGGGCCGCACCGGAGCCGGAAGGTGCGCAGCACGGGCGGCTCCTGCGCGTCGCTCTGCCGCTCGCCGACCGCGACGAGCAGCGCTCCGTCCACGCACGCGCCGACCGCCTGCGGGAAGCGCGCGTGGTACTCGTAGATCTGCTGCTCGGCCTCGACCGGGGACAGGTCGGCGTCGAGGCGGCGGAGGTTCACCATCGTCACCTCGCGGCTCGAGCGGCGCGCCATCACCGCGAACACGTGCTCGCCGCAGGGCACGAGCATCGGCGTGATGTCCTCGCCGTCGGCGCGTCCCGGGCTCTCGAGCGCGTCCTCTCGCAGGCGCAGCCGCTCGTCGAGTCGGCCGACGAACGCGCGGTGACGGCTGCTCCGCAGGTCGCGCACCGTCACCATCGGCCCCGCCTCGTCCGCGACGAGGTGTACGCGCGCGCCCAGCTCGCGCACGGCCAGCGACGGCCGGGGCGGCTCCTGCCCGCGCTGCACCAGCAGATGTCCGCCTTGCCGACCGCGCTCGAGCCAGCTCTCCGTCCAGGCCACCACGCGCGCGTCATCCGCGGCGGCGAGGTGCAGGCTGGGCGCGCTGGCGATGGTCTCCGACGTCGAGATGGGGAAGCCGGGAGGCAGGTCGCCCAGCGGCCCGTCGGCGACGAACGCGCGCGCGGCGAAGGTGTCCGCGCTGCGCCACCCGACGACGGCGCGCTCGCCCCGCACGACGAGGTCCACGCCGTGGCTGTCGGGCCCGACCGGGCCGGTGCGCGACGTGAGGACCGCGCTCGGCGTGCCCTCGCCGACGCGCACGCCGAACAGCGCGACGTAGCCGTCTCGGCCGCGGTCCGCGTCGCCGGGGCGGACGCAGGCCACGTGCAGCGCGCCGCCGTCGGCGTCGAGGGCCACGCCGCCGGGGCAAGGCGCGCCGACCCGCACGGGCTCGCCGCGCGGCGCCCCGCGCGCGTCCAGCCGCCGCACGAAGAGGCCTCCGCGCTCGGACCACGCCAGCGCGGCGCCGCTCTCGTGGGGCACCAGATCGATCCCGTCGAAGCGCGCGCTCTCGGCCCGCGCGTGCTCGACGGTCTCCTCGAACCCGCACCCGACGGGCTTCGGTCGCTCGTCGTCGCACGCGCCGCAGAGGATCGCGAGCAGCGCGACGAGGATCAGAGCACGCCGCGGGCCTTCAGCAGCGCGCGGATCTCGGGCCGCCGCGCCTCCAGCTCCGCGGGATCCTTGACCGGCTGGAAGCGCCCGTCCGCCCCGCTGCGCGCGACCTTCACGAACGCGCTCGGCAGGAACGCGGTGAGCTGACCGACGAGATGCTCGAACTGCACCGCCTCGCGCCCGTCGACCTTCTTGCGTACCGCGAACCACGTCAGGGGGAAGTCCCGATCCAGCGCCTCGGCGTCGAGGACGAAGGAGTTGGTGTTGAAGACGCCGATGGTGTCCTGATCGAAGTCATCGGGGAAGCGGAAGGCTTCCACGATCTGCAGGTCGCCGTCGACGCGCGCGGGCGCGCCGCCCTTGTCGCCGGGCTCCTTGGCCACCACCTCGGCCGTGATCTTCGCGCCCGACGCTTCGTTCGCCTCGAGGTGCGCGCCGATGATCGCGGGGTCGAGCGTGGCGCCGAGGTTGTCCACGTTGGACATGTAGAGCAGCTCGCCGCCGCTCTCGCGGAACGCCTTCAAGGCGCCCGAGCGCCGCAGCGCGTCGGGCAGGTCGCCGTGCCCGGGCGCGTAGGGGGAGGCCGCGCCGTCCTCGTCCGTGAAGAGCGCGCCGTCGCTCGTGAGGCGCAGCGAGATGAACTGCGCGAAGGTCGTGACGGGCGCGCGCGCGGTGCTCATCTCGGCCCCGAGTCGCTCCACCTCGTCGTGCGTGGCGAAGCTCGTCATCGCGAACATGGGGATCGTCGCGTCCAGGGTCTCCGCGAGCCGACGCGCGTCCTGGAGCTTCAGCGCGAGGAAGCTCTGCCCGTCCACGGCGTCGACCGACGCCTTGACCACCCCGCCGAAGCGGGTCGCCATGCCGCCGGCGAGCACGACGATGCCGACCTTGCCGGCCGCCATCGCGGCGCGCCCCTTCGCGGTCAGCCGCTCGCGATCGGCGCTGCCGAGCTCGGGGAGGGCGCGCACGTCGTCGTCCTCGGGAGGGCGGACCGCGCCTTCGATGCGGTTGGCGTCATCGCCCGCCTCGCCGCGGTCCAGGCGCGCTCGGAGGGAGGCGAAGGTCTCGCCGTCGAAGCCGTAGCGTTGAAGAAGCGCCGTCGTCTCGGCGTCTAGTTCGAGGTCGTGGGGGGAGCTCATGTCGGGCGCACCTCTATCCCATTCCGGACGGGTCTCGCAAATGGATGGAATCGTTGTTGCAGAGTCGTTTGGGTCGAACAGTTTTGACGGGTCGTGTGCCGCGGTGGTCCGTGGCACACTGAGCCGGGAGGTAGACACGGAATGAAGAGCCCCGAGCGTTGGATTCGAGCCTTGCTGCTGGTGGGTCTGGGAGCGCTCGCGCTCGCGGCCACCGGTTGCGCCACCCGCGTGTATGCGCGCCCCGCCTCCGGCGCCGTCTACGGGACGAGCTCCGTCGCGGTGTACCAGGCCCCGCCGCCCCGTCAGACCGTGGCCGTTCGCCCGGCCGCTCCGTACGGCAACGCGGTGTGGGTCGAGGGCCACTGGCAGTGGAACGGCGGCCAGTACGTCTGGGTGGACGGCTACTACGTGCAGCAGCGTCCCGGCTACACGTTCCAGCAGCCCCGCTGGGTGCAGCAGGGCGGCCGCTACGTCTACGTCCAGGGCGGCTGGGCCCAGGGCGGCCGTGTCGTCCACCACGTCCGGCCTGCGCCGCGCGTGCGCGCCCGGACGGTCGTACGTCAGCCTCGCCGTGGGCGCGTCGTGGTGCAGCCGCGCCGCGGCCCCGTGGTGCGGCAGCGGACGGTGGTTGGCCCCCGCGGGGGTAGCCGAACCGTCGTCCAGGGGCGGCGCGGAGGCAGCGTCACCGTGCGGCAGAGCCCGCGCGGGCGGACCACCGTACGGCGTCGTCCCCCGGCGCGTGGCCGCGGCGTGACCGTGCGCGCCCGCGGCGGACGCGGCGGAGGCCAGCGGGGCGGCAGCGTCACCGTGCGGCCGCGCTGAGCCCGCTCGAGCAGCTCGTCTGGAGCCCGCGTGCCAACCGGCCCGCGGGCTCTGCTGTATCCGTCCGTTCGCGCCGGAAGCGTGAACGGCGGTTCCATCTGGGACCACGGCTCCTAGGGAAACCGACACTGGCGCCCGGGTGAGAATGCCTGAGGATGTGCTTGAATGAGGGCTGCTTTGTCCCGGCACTCGAAGACACGTGAGGCACCCCCGCCGTGAGCGGGAGAAGCTCGGCGGGGCTGCTGCTGCCTCCGGCCGTCGTCCTGGCGGCCGCGGTGGTGTTTTCCGTCGGCTTGCACGTGCCCGCCTATGTCGGGCTGGGCATGCTGAAGGTCCTGCTCGAGGAGGCCCCGGCTCCGGCCGCGCCGATGGAGGTGGAGATCGTCGACTCCCGGCCGGTGCCGCCCACCGCCGACGAGCCGTCGGACGATCCCGCGCCGATCGACGAGCGAGACGATGAGGAGCCCGAGCGACCGCGCCTGGCGCGCGCCGAGCCCGAGCCCGAGCCGGAGCCGCAGCGCGCGGAGCCGGAGCCCGAGCCGGAGCCCGTGGAGGCCGACCAGGTCGAGATGCCGCAGCTGCGTCCGCCGCCGCCGCCGCCCGAGGAGCGGGAGCTGGTCCGGGTGGAGCAGCACGCCCAGAACCCCGACGAGCCGCCGCCCGAGGACGCGCAGCACGCCGCCGAGCAGAACAACCGCGTCGAGGAAGAGACGTTGGCGCGGATCCGCAACCCCAACATGAACGACCCGGAGCCGCAGGCGGCGACGCCGACCGAGGCCCTGCCGCCGGCCGAGGACGAAGGGGACTCGGCCGAGGAGGAGGTCGCGGAGCTGCAGGAGGTCGAGGGCAGCGACGAGCGCGACCCGACGCGCGAGGAGATCCGCACGCCGCCTCCGCCGCGCCCCACGCGAGCCCCGTCGCGCTCGCGCACGCCTGCCGTCGCGGAGGCCGCGCGCGGCGACGGTCGACGCGGCGCGTCCGAGGGAGACGGGCGCCCGCAGGAGGCGGCCGGAGGCGGACGCACCGCGCGCGGCGGGGGCGAGAGCGTGCCCACCCGCGAGGTCGTCGTCTCGGATGGGCTCGGCACCTGGCGCATGCGCGTCCCCGACCCGGACGCGGTCGCGGGCGAGGGCGAAGGCGAGGGCGGTGGCCCGGCCATCGCGGGGCGAGGCACGGGCACCGAGGGCGAAGGCAGCGGCGCAGGTCGCGCCGGCCGCTCGCGCCGCCGCGCGCGGGGCGGCTCCGCCGGCGGCCGCGGCGCGCCCAACCTCCGCATGAGCTGGACGCAGTTCGCGAGCGTCTACGGCGAGGAGGAGCTCGAGCGCGAGCGGGAGCTGCGCCTCGAGCAGCGGCGGAGCGAGAGCCGCGGAGCCGCGCGTCAACGACACTGGCAGCAGTTCCGCGCGGCGATGGAGCATCACGACGTCCGCGTCCGACCCGGGAACCAGACCGCGCTCAACGCGCGCATGGACCCCTTCGCGACGTACATCGCGCGCATGCACAACGCGCGGATCCACCCGCGCTTCGCGGGCGACTACCTCCATCACGTCCCGCCGTCGGTCGCCCAGACCTTCCAGGCGAACCCGAACATGCACACCAAGCTCGAGATCGGCATCGACGCCGAGGGCCGGGTGGCGCACATCAGCGTGATCGGCACGAGCGGCGACCTCATGTTCGACCTCGGCGCCTTCGAGGCGATCATGCGCTCGCAGCCCTTCGAGGCCACGCCCGCGAACATCCGCTCGCCCGACGGCCTCGTCTACCTGCACTGGAGCTTCTACCGGAACCAGCGCCAGTGCGGCACGTTCAACGCCCGCGGCTTCATCCTCTCGACGGCCCCGGACCGCGACCGCGGCGACGACGCGGACCCCGTCATGGATCGCTCGACGGTCTTCGGAGGCCGAGAGCCCGAGCCGGCGCCGCCCGAAGATTCGGCAGGGGACGACGACACCGCCGCGCCCCCGCCCGAGGCCATCGACGGCCCCGAGTGAGGCGCGGTCCCTCGCAAGTCGAGGTGCGTTGATACGACGTTGGGTGAGGTGCTAGGCTCGGTCGCCTGGAGGGGTGATGAGGCTTGCTTGCAACTTGGTCTTCGCGGCTGCGCTCGTGTCCACGCTCGGCGCGCCGCGGCTCGCCGCCGCGCAGGATGATCTCGAAGAGGCGCGGAGCCGCTTCGAGCTCGCGGAGGGACACTTCCGGGACGGCGACTTCGCGCTCGCGCTGACGGAGTTCGAGCGCGTCCACGCGCTGATGAGCGCGAGCGGCCACCCGAACGCCATCTACGTCGTCTACAACATCGCGGTCACCAACGAGCAGCTCGGCCGCGACCGCGCCGCCATCGAGACCTACGAGCGCTTCCTCCGCGAGTCGGCCCCGGACGCGCCCAACCGCGCGGACGCCGAGAGCCGGCTCCGGGAGCTCCGCGAGCGCATGAGGCTCGCCGAGCAGGACGCGGCCAGCGAAGCCGACGTCGAGCCCGCCCCGGCGGCGACGGGCGGAGGCGGCGTCTCGCCCGTGGGCGTCATCGTCGCCGCGGTGGGCGGCGCGGCGCTGGTAGCGGGCGCGGTGGTCGGAGGGCTCGCGCTGTCGGACAGCGACGCCGCGCGGGCGGACTGCGTCGACGGCGTGTGCCCGTCCAGCGCACGCGACGGCATCGCCGGCGCGCAGACGATGGCGAACGTCGCGGACGGCCTCCTCTTCGGAGGTGCCGCGGTCGCGGCGACCGGCGTCGTGCTGATGCTCGTGCTGAGCGACGACGAGGCGCCGCCGGTCTCTGCCGCGTGTAGCGCGACGGGATGCCACGCGGTCGTCCGGGGGACGTTCTGATGCGGCGGCTCTCCACGGTCTCGCTGCCGGTCGCGCTTCTATTCGCGGGCTGCTCTCTCATCGTCCCCGGCCCGGACTCGTTCGAGTTTGCGGGAGCGGATGGGGGGACACCGCGCGATGGCTCCGTCGACGCGAATCAGCCCGACGCGACGATCATCGAAGACGGCAGTGTTTCTTGCGAGGGCGAGACGGTTGCGTGTGATGGGGACTGCGTGGACCTCGACGATGACCCTCGGCACTGCGGCGACTGTGGAGCTGCGTGCAGCGACGGCGCCGAGTGTGTAGCGGGCAGCTGCACCAACCCGATCGTTCAGGTCACCGCCGGGCTCGGCCATGCTTGTGCGCGGCAAGCGGCGGGCGAGGTCTGGTGCTGGGGGAACAATACGAACGGGGAGCTCGGAGACGGCACGACGCTCAATCGCGTGTTTCCTGTCCGAGCCACCGCCGCGGGTAGCGCTTCGTCGGTCCAGGCCGGTGGCCTGATCATCCGGTATCCCGGCGGAGGATTGTCTTTTCAGGGCTTCACCTGCGCGACGGATGATGCGGATCGACTCCGATGTTGGGGTGGGAACGAGGCGGGCCAGCTCGGGGACGGGACGGTCGAGGCCCGGACCGCGGCGGCCGATGTCGTCGGCGTGGGGCGCGTGTCCCGCTTCGTGCTGGGAGGGCTGGGCGTCGCCGTCACGGCCGATGGGCGCGTTCTGAGGTGGGGCGGCGTGGATGGGAGTGGGACTCCGTTGGCCGCTGCCGAGGTCCGCCCAAGCGGGGTGGTCGGGCCCTGGGTAGACGCGGTGAGCTCCGGAGCGTCTCACTGGTGCGCGGTCGGTCCCGCTGGTTCGACGTACTGCTGGGGGAGAAACACGAGCGGAGCGTTGGGTCTCGGCGCGATGGAGGACGCGCCGGCCCCCGCGCGCGTGACGGATCTCGACGAAGCTTCGGCGGTCTCAACCACGCTCGTCTCCTCCTGTTCGCGGCTGACCTCCGGGACGGTGATGTGCTGGGGTCGGGCGGACAGTCTCGGTGCGGGCCTGTCGACCGCGGACCCGCACCCCGAGCCCATCGCGGTGACCGGTCTCAGTGACGTCTCGACAGTCGCGGGAGCCGCGTGGGGGGCGACTACCTGCGCGATTCACGGCGCGGAGGGGCGCGTGAGCTGCTGGGGATCGGACGCACCGACCCCCGAGCCGGTGTCGGGTCTGGGCAACGTCCGCGAGGTTTCGCCGGGGGGCGTGTCGAGCGCGTTCTTCGGCTGTGCCCTTTCGGAGGAGGGCGCCGTCATGTGCTGGGGGAGCAACTCGGCGGGCCAGCTCGGAGATGGCACCACGACCGACCGTCCCGCACCGGTTCCCGTCGAAGGGCTACCGTAGGCTCGAGTGAAGCGCACTGCTCGCTCGTGATAGCTTGGACCTCCGAGAGGAGCTTACCCCATGCGATACTTGCCCTTCGCCGCGACCATGGTCGCCCTCAGTCTGCTGCCGATCAACGCACTCGCTCAGCGCCGCGTTCAGTACGATACGGTCGCCGAGATGACGCCAGCCGCGGCGTCCTGTGGGTTCTGTGGCGGAGAGAAGTTCGGTGTGGTCTTCCGCGAGCTCTCCATGGGCCGGGGGCTCCGCGCCGACGAGTTCCCGCTCACGGTGATCAGTCTCGAGGTCGCTCTGGCGAGCGTGCGTATCGAGGACTTCGGTGGCTTCGGGATCTGTCAGGGCTCCACGGAGGGTGGCAGCGTCGACACCGAGATCGCCATCTACACCGGCGCGACGGCGCCGACGGGACCCATCCT
This genomic interval from Sandaracinaceae bacterium contains the following:
- a CDS encoding UTP--glucose-1-phosphate uridylyltransferase, whose protein sequence is MSSPHDLELDAETTALLQRYGFDGETFASLRARLDRGEAGDDANRIEGAVRPPEDDDVRALPELGSADRERLTAKGRAAMAAGKVGIVVLAGGMATRFGGVVKASVDAVDGQSFLALKLQDARRLAETLDATIPMFAMTSFATHDEVERLGAEMSTARAPVTTFAQFISLRLTSDGALFTDEDGAASPYAPGHGDLPDALRRSGALKAFRESGGELLYMSNVDNLGATLDPAIIGAHLEANEASGAKITAEVVAKEPGDKGGAPARVDGDLQIVEAFRFPDDFDQDTIGVFNTNSFVLDAEALDRDFPLTWFAVRKKVDGREAVQFEHLVGQLTAFLPSAFVKVARSGADGRFQPVKDPAELEARRPEIRALLKARGVL
- a CDS encoding tetratricopeptide repeat protein, which translates into the protein MRLACNLVFAAALVSTLGAPRLAAAQDDLEEARSRFELAEGHFRDGDFALALTEFERVHALMSASGHPNAIYVVYNIAVTNEQLGRDRAAIETYERFLRESAPDAPNRADAESRLRELRERMRLAEQDAASEADVEPAPAATGGGGVSPVGVIVAAVGGAALVAGAVVGGLALSDSDAARADCVDGVCPSSARDGIAGAQTMANVADGLLFGGAAVAATGVVLMLVLSDDEAPPVSAACSATGCHAVVRGTF
- a CDS encoding energy transducer TonB, with the translated sequence MSGRSSAGLLLPPAVVLAAAVVFSVGLHVPAYVGLGMLKVLLEEAPAPAAPMEVEIVDSRPVPPTADEPSDDPAPIDERDDEEPERPRLARAEPEPEPEPQRAEPEPEPEPVEADQVEMPQLRPPPPPPEERELVRVEQHAQNPDEPPPEDAQHAAEQNNRVEEETLARIRNPNMNDPEPQAATPTEALPPAEDEGDSAEEEVAELQEVEGSDERDPTREEIRTPPPPRPTRAPSRSRTPAVAEAARGDGRRGASEGDGRPQEAAGGGRTARGGGESVPTREVVVSDGLGTWRMRVPDPDAVAGEGEGEGGGPAIAGRGTGTEGEGSGAGRAGRSRRRARGGSAGGRGAPNLRMSWTQFASVYGEEELERERELRLEQRRSESRGAARQRHWQQFRAAMEHHDVRVRPGNQTALNARMDPFATYIARMHNARIHPRFAGDYLHHVPPSVAQTFQANPNMHTKLEIGIDAEGRVAHISVIGTSGDLMFDLGAFEAIMRSQPFEATPANIRSPDGLVYLHWSFYRNQRQCGTFNARGFILSTAPDRDRGDDADPVMDRSTVFGGREPEPAPPEDSAGDDDTAAPPPEAIDGPE